In Xiphophorus maculatus strain JP 163 A chromosome 2, X_maculatus-5.0-male, whole genome shotgun sequence, one genomic interval encodes:
- the gtf3c6 gene encoding general transcription factor 3C polypeptide 6 isoform X2, with amino-acid sequence MEDEWEEEEQLVVVELSGIINNDFLTKCRTTCKILDIDSERPMMQVGQYVFAGEYEDALGTCVLFEEAPRKGQAQSDPGLKYMCHTVKKLTMQRIFLTEKMEDETIAGGHDDKQQDTTCMSNESETDKAHGMVEEILNNTDLEDSTLEDSTID; translated from the exons ATGGAAGATGAATGGGAAGAAGAG GAGCAGCTTGTTGTGGTGGAGCTCTCTGGAATAATCAACAATGACTTTCTGACCAAGTGTCGGACGACATGTAAGATACTG GATATAGATAGTGAAAGGCCCATGATGCAAGTTGGACAATATGTGTTTGCGGGCGAATATGAAG ATGCATTGGGAACTTGCGTACTTTTTGAAGAGGCACCAAGAAAAG GACAAGCACAGAGCGACCCTGGCCTCAAATACATGTGCCACACTGTTAAGAAATTGACGATGCAACGAATCTTTCTCACTGAAAAGATGGAGGATGAAACAATTGCAG GGGGACATGATGACAAACAACAGGACACAACCTGCATGTCTAATGAAAGCGAAACTGACAAGGCTCATGGCATGGTAGAAGAAAttctgaacaacacagatttGGAGGACTCTACATTGGAGGACTCTACAATTGACTGA
- the gtf3c6 gene encoding general transcription factor 3C polypeptide 6 isoform X1 → MEDEWEEEEQLVVVELSGIINNDFLTKCRTTCKILDIDSERPMMQVGQYVFAGEYEDALGTCVLFEEAPRKGQAQSDPGLKYMCHTVKKLTMQRIFLTEKMEDETIAAGGHDDKQQDTTCMSNESETDKAHGMVEEILNNTDLEDSTLEDSTID, encoded by the exons ATGGAAGATGAATGGGAAGAAGAG GAGCAGCTTGTTGTGGTGGAGCTCTCTGGAATAATCAACAATGACTTTCTGACCAAGTGTCGGACGACATGTAAGATACTG GATATAGATAGTGAAAGGCCCATGATGCAAGTTGGACAATATGTGTTTGCGGGCGAATATGAAG ATGCATTGGGAACTTGCGTACTTTTTGAAGAGGCACCAAGAAAAG GACAAGCACAGAGCGACCCTGGCCTCAAATACATGTGCCACACTGTTAAGAAATTGACGATGCAACGAATCTTTCTCACTGAAAAGATGGAGGATGAAACAATTGCAG CAGGGGGACATGATGACAAACAACAGGACACAACCTGCATGTCTAATGAAAGCGAAACTGACAAGGCTCATGGCATGGTAGAAGAAAttctgaacaacacagatttGGAGGACTCTACATTGGAGGACTCTACAATTGACTGA
- the LOC102224631 gene encoding zinc finger homeobox protein 3-like: MDTSEGGGGDGGGGEERDADLSPQAISLPLLTLEVIPEQGSSSHTSARTPAKESLTPPQQGKKGAEGSKAGEGGEQKEEYQHPPETGVHQKHAFKEDFGDGYSSGHRKEEEKVHEGVVEASHTRDLPTALSSRGMEEGKEKEEAISNQSQTKSKCSLLPQQSQYSSSSSTAKASGTLDSKTAASPKSSHTPSSCPKPFPFSSVSPKHFSCPSSSSALLSETELKDIKGDQGWISGFPQSFRSQQSSMAFPLAGTDPVGAPAEDDVLAGVPHSSISTGNGAKAPEPNDSQLDTGVDDEKDKEEQKEGVLKNLNQDISNNSLTSHMTIMHSRNSCKTLKCPKCNWHYKSQHTLQVHMKEKHPETGGQCVCGTSGGKCVCGGGTQGLCGYCTSGKPHPRLARGETYACGYKPYRCEVCDYATSSKGNLSIHMQSDKHLNNVQNGGHANSQMQSTLSTNNSNSSSGHPVDEQPYSKLTLTIPTTTAQPAKIPSPAHSHSHGKRWRCDVCDYETSIARNLRIHTTSEKHTHNMLRLQRGYYLSHCRGLAPHLKHLQNTGAELTLNMRLTGQQVPEQPVTLGSTLTPSPSPSPSPPPAPSMSPTAPLSQGVFQCLVCLCFSSDSLESVEKHLNAPRSLPQSEWCSLVAGGCHCRLCGYTTPLRANFSLHCQTDRHRTRYQLAAHLQEGGDRGQEGASLIAKGNPIQLRCNLCDLVTSSLEKLQGHSLTSQHGASFRVYKFLQQYDGEVDGGSWLFHCLLCNHSSSSKLQVLKHSQTSAHQQREGLLQLQPMGGEELAAIFTIRKCQRGITGELIEDMESFSESSTDPLDTTKDTSNLGAKISEEAAKAKEEQERRDPMPPAKRSSPVYEEMETSIPTKRPRIHQQNENQQTVQCPLCQVRLPCSHLRPHLTHVHSVAQDCVDKLISTVTLSMEQLEPLLESEPQDLITNNDQNTKTKKSNDAKCSHTAESIVCSQKNRGILVENTEGDVAAPKDVTALLTPPLEDNASHPSNGTLAPQSPTQTPPSSPPISPPSDPSPLSDRHGYRFRCSRCSLAFPTQEKLQLHWQYHAMRAATECPLCSRQCRSQEALQRHIQNTHTQQDSTQGQNALLAPHTVPYTEHNMNSVQQDCSLSPQVGEEAGEGDDDKIDEETLGIEVREEQKEDKVKEKEVVHEANEAEENSTELEKGSPEEVVSEPSSSLLVKKSSNPTMDRYLDPSRPYKCTICSESFTQKTILLVHYNSVSHLHRARRALQDSGTNSTAPEAPRGPDPRPYRCRLCGVGYSQSSTLDIHLRSVLHQTRARAAQNSTTQTSESSLALPGSVSSSTAQVAATREETSKSLPIAKNPDGISVSTSSLVGSSLFTETQPTLSDPAESQQAKKRVAELLASRNQLMLLQQQQLAQAQVQAQLQQQTALLQSQAIHHLPLGPENLFKQHFSLAPDNLLSLQQQLLLPFYLSDVKLNPELSVKYQDLGLEISSKVIPEEQTKTNSKRESESEQKPNPKQSSNTTVNQSTDHSLSKANVDVICSGSSNKQNKTEMEQDSFIVKEETDELHVEKENQKQEVACSSFTHLGSECPPPRVPYAAANGEPLRALLQSYGYELALQYLQSRHRHQLQIIQHADISKMGEYSDQEKSEFSLAQTEKMEGWNNNCQGTESNKDIDLKIQNKDYLFPNTKQKCCETGEKCINCGKLFSNALILKSHQEYLHRMFFPTDALEKFSKEYRLQYDQMYPLTEHKLAENSAVSTQAASSSIGKEPEIPTDSKTHVKKLESSPIPPFSDPINKVSATTKDQKTTVSAVTTQSSPSQSQEPKQQEVPIPDISGTATSHSTTPITLPLPKIPMLPLSLSQLSIPPLSIPKLPLPPIPFPMELPLLPPVVMQSMALQTQPWLDSTINPELAKLYQSQLNSALIGQQPQLSPALLTQPPQPSSALLSHSPQLNTSLLGQPQHSQTGQQSQVSPCTPEHHQAKRTRTRISEDQLSVLKKHFDINSLPSDEEINQMSTLSGLPHKVIKHWFRNTLFKERQRDKDSPYNFNNPPTTALDDSREDITKKQCLTLSPCSLSPALSTNPSPQHQMIEEPQRGRRSSRTRFTEQQLETLQGVFEATPYPREEEYDRLSALLSLPNRVIVVWFQNARQRARKNQDRGSDDGAEGKSNLDNINRQRDGCYMTNADHQDNSYEDGEQVNPHNENSMDLTYEYYSHPDSPSLDSSIHCSDNEPHTTKSEQTSATKNHEDKITSTQANMSPASVNSQSTPLDADAQHKEVLQTLKTVSDSPPGNLAEIPQNCVASTLQNSTTQILTNAKSDQETPCSPSRTQPCEKVADPSPSPSTATESETIQPWTPDTTACLSTETQPQPPAKFQCSLCPMALPSFQLWQEHQTRHLLAAQSQVQLLHSGFTDRPMPYMMLHPNPTLMASQMLSGAMSQIHPNPTHPMISHLNNIQIKNTFSDHSSNTLNNSLSPTKQSSKHISETSFEGQRSNREVEDEHRRDKRQRTTITPEQLEVLYQRYSLDSNPTRGVLESIARDVGLTRRVVQVWFQNTRARERKGQFRSVGPGSSFTLGLNHLRCPFCRALFKVKSALDAHMRSRHWAEAERAGYNLSIANGSSGQTVMAMTSATERPGPSISSTPIHNPGYDMINKEFSLKPPMASFSSSANLKNAEEEDEYEDDDDDYPCEESSSMVDQGSSSPEISGDQGSDWSETQSQQQHHHHQQQRQRTQMSHFQVLQLKNFYSNHRTPNRIECETLGQELGLPPRVVQVWFQNARAKEKRARSLTSDTAEREQAELSARAGERDRA; this comes from the exons ATGGACACCAgtgagggaggaggaggggatGGAGGGGGGGGAGAAGAGAGAGATGCTGACCTCAGTCCCCAGGCTATATCTCTTCCTCTCCTGACCCTGGAAGTCATTCCTGAGCAGGGGTCATCCTCTCATACCTCAGCTAGGACCCCTGCCAAAGAATCCCTGACCCCGCCTCAACAGGGGAAGAAGGGCGCAGAGGGGTCCAAGGCTGGAGAGGGAGGTGAGCAGAAAGAAGAATACCAACATCCGCCGGAGACAGGAGTGCATCAAAAGCATGCGTTTAAAGAAGACTTTGGGGATGGATATTCATCAGGGCAcaggaaagaagaagagaaggtgCATGAAGGTGTGGTAGAGGCATCACATACACGGGACCTCCCAACGGCACTCAGCAGCAGAGGCATGGAGGAGGggaaggaaaaggaggaggCCATTTCAAACCAAAGTCAAACCAAATCCAAATGTTCTTTATTACCTCAACAGAGCCAGTACAGCTCTTCTTCCAGCACTGCAAAGGCCAGTGGCACACTCGACAGCAAAACAGCCGCCTCTCCAAAGTCCTCCCATACTCCCTCCTCTTGTCCAAAGCCCTTCCCCTTTTCTTCAGTCTCTCCAAAGCACTTCAGTTGTCCATCATCCTCTTCTGCCCTGCTGAGCGAGACAGAGTTAAAAGACATTAAGGGAGATCAGGGCTGGATTTCTGGGTTTCCACAAAGCTTTAGATCCCAGCAGTCTTCTATGGCTTTTCCACTAGCAGGTACAGATCCTGTTGGTGCACCTGCAGAGGATGATGTGCTGGCAGGGGTTCCTCACTCTTCTATTTCTACTGGAAATGGTGCCAAAGCTCCAGAACCAAACGACAGTCAGTTAGACACAGGGGTGGAtgatgaaaaagacaaagaagaacaaaaagaaggTGTCCTAAAAAACCTCAACCAAGACATTTCTAATAACTCCCTGACCAGTCACATGACAATAATGCACTCACGCAATTCTTGCAAGACTCTCAAATGCCCAAAGTGTAACTGGCACTACAAGTCTCAGCATACACTACAAGTTCACATGAAGGAGAAACATCCAGAGACAGGAggccagtgtgtgtgtggcacCTCTGGGGGAAAATGTGTCTGTGGTGGCGGAACACAAGGTCTGTGTGGGTACTGCACTTCGGGAAAACCCCATCCTCGTTTGGCCCGAGGTGAAACATATGCCTGCGGCTACAAGCCCTACCGCTGTGAGGTCTGTGACTATGCTACTTCATCGAAGGGCAACCTTAGCATTCACATGCAATCTGATAAACATCTAAATAATGTTCAAAATGGGGGACATGCAAATAGTCAAATGCAAAGCACTCTCAGTACCAACAACAGCAACTCATCCAGTGGTCACCCAGTAGATGAGCAACCTTACAGCAAGCTCACCCTCACTATTCCAACAACCACAGCCCAGCCTGCTAAAATCCCATCACCTGCTCACTCCCACTCTCATGGTAAGCGGTGGCGATGTGATGTATGCGACTATGAAACCAGCATTGCTCGCAACCTCCGCATACACACCACTAGTGAGAAACACACGCACAACATGCTGCGGCTCCAGAGAGGGTACTACCTGTCACACTGCAGGGGTTTGGCCCCACATCTCAAACACCTACAAAACACAG GTGCTGAGCTTACCTTGAACATGCGACTGACTGGTCAGCAGGTTCCAGAACAACCAGTCACACTTGGGTCTACTCTCACTCCATCACCCTCTCCCTCCCCATCTCCTCCCCCAGCCCCGTCTATGTCTCCTACTGCACCCCTCTCCCAGGGCGTGTTCCAATGCCTTGTCTGCTTGTGCTTTTCTTCCGACAGCTTAGAGTCTGTAGAGAAACACCTGAATGCTCCCCGCTCTTTGCCTCAGTCTGAGTGGTGCTCCCTTGTTGCAGGTGGTTGCCACTGCAGACTGTGTGGCTATACCACCCCTTTGAGGGCCAATTTCTCCTTACACTGCCAGACTGACAGACATCGCACCCGGTACCAGCTTGCTGCTCATCTACAGGAGGGCGGAGACAGAGGTCAGGAGGGAGCCTCCCTCATTGCTAAGGGTAACCCCATCCAGCTACGGTGCAACCTATGTGACTTGGTAACAAGCAGTCTGGAGAAGCTACAGGGACATTCTCTCACTTCACAACATGGAGCGAGCTTTCGAGTGTACAAA TTCCTGCAGCAGTATGATGGCGAGGTTGATGGAGGTTCATGGCTATTCCATTGTCTTCTATGCAACCACTCCTCCTCTTCTAAACTTCAAGTACTTAAACACAGTCAAACGTCAGCCCATCAACAAAGAGAAGGGCTACTTCAGCTGCAGCCAATGGGTGGGGAAGAGCTGGCAGCCATTTTTACCATCAGAAAATGCCAACGTGGCATCACAG GAGAGCTTATTGAGGACATGGAGAGTTTCAGCGAGAGCAGCACTGATCCCTTGGACACAACCAAAGACACAAGTAATTTAGGGGCAAAGATTTCTGAGGAAGCAG caaaagcaaaagaagaacaaGAAAGAAGAGATCCAATGCCTCCAGCAAAGCGGTCGTCCCCTGTATATGAAGAAATGGAAACCTCCATCCCAACCAAACGCCCCAGAATACACCAGCAAAACGAGAACCAGCAG actgTCCAATGCCCATTGTGCCAGGTTAGACTCCCGTGCTCACACCTTCGACCTCATCTAACACACGTGCACAGTGTGGCGCAAGACTGCGTAGACAAGCTCATCAGTACG GTAACACTATCCATGGAACAGCTTGAGCCTCTGCTGGAGTCAGAACCACAGGATTTGATTACTAACAACGATCAGAACACTAAAACTAAGAAGAGCAATGATGCAAAGTGCTCCCATACTGCAGAGTCTATTGtttgttcacaaaaaaataGAG GTATCTTAGTAGAGAATACCGAGGGAGATGTTGCCGCACCCAAAGATGTCACAGCACTGCTCACCCCACCCCTAGAAGACAACGCCAGTCACCCCTCAAATGGCACTCTGGCTCCTCAGTCCCCAACTCAGACACCTCCTTCCTCTCCACCCATCTCCCCTCCCAGCGACCCCTCTCCCCTATCGGATCGTCATGGTTACCGGTTTCGTTGCAGCAGGTGCAGCTTGGCGTTTCCCACTCAGGAGAAGCTCCAGCTGCACTGGCAGTACCATGCCATGAGGGCGGCGACAGAGTGCCCCCTTTGTTCTAGACAATGCCGCAGTCAGGAGGCCCTGCAGAGACACATTCAAAACACGCACACGCAACAGGACAGCACACAGGGACAGAATGCTCTCTTAGCACCACACACTGTGCCATATACGGAACATAACATGAATTCAGTACAGCAAGATTGCAGTTTATCACCTCAAGTTGGGGAAGAAGCAGGAGAGGGTGATGATGACAAGATAGATGAAGAAACCCTTGGCATTGAGGTGAGggaagaacaaaaagaagataaaGTTAAAGAGAAGGAGGTTGTCCATGAAGCTAATGAAGCTGAGGAGAATTCAACTGAGCTTGAGAAAGGATCACCAGAGGAGGTTGTTTCAGAACCTAGTTCTAGCCTTCTAGTGAAGAAGAGCTCAAACCCAACAATGGATCGTTATCTAGATCCATCCAGGCCTTATAAATGCACCATATGCTCTGAATCTTTTACTCAGAAAACAATTCTTCTGGTGCATTATAATTCTGTATCTCATCTCCATCGTGCCAGAAGAGCCCTGCAAGACTCTGGTACAAATTCTACAGCTCCCGAGGCCCCTCGTGGCCCAGATCCTAGACCTTATCGCTGCCGATTATGTGGAGTAGGTTATAGCCAGAGTTCTACACTGGACATACATCTTCGCTCTGTTCTTCATCAGACTCGAGCTCGTGCTGCTCAGAACTCAACAACACAGACTTCAGAGTCAAGCTTAGCTCTTCCAGGGTCAGTCTCTTCTTCCACTGCCCAGGTTGCCGCTACCAGAGAGGAAACATCCAAAAGTTTGCCTATTGCCAAAAACCCAGATGGGATAAGTGTTTCAACGTCATCTTTAGTAGGCTCTAGCTTATTCACTGAGACTCAACCCACCCTCTCTGACCCAGCAGAGTCTCAGCAAGCAAAAAAGAGAGTGGCAGAGCTTCTTGCATCAAGAAATCAATTGATGTTACTACAGCAGCAACAGCTAGCTCAGGCACAGGTCCAGGCTCAACTGCAACAGCAAACAGCACTCCTTCAGTCCCAGGCAATCCATCACCTTCCCTTAGGACCAGAAAATCTCTTTAAACAGCACTTTTCACTGGCACCAGATAACCTGCTTTCCCTTCAACAACAACTACTCCTACCATTTTACTTGTCAGACGTGAAGCTTAACCCAGAGTTAAGTGTGAAGTACCAAGATCTGGGTCTCGAAATATCTTCTAAAGTCATTCCAGAAGAACAGACTAAGACAAATTCTAAAAGGGAGTCCGAGTCAGAGCAGAAACCCAACCCCAAACAAAGTTCAAATACTACTGTTAACCAGTCAACTGACCATTCACTAAGTAAAGCAAACGTTGATGTGATCTGCAGTGGGTCCTCCAACaagcagaataaaacagaaatggaaCAAGATAGTTTCATTGTTAAGGAAGAAACAGATGAGCTACATGTGGAAAAGGAGAATCAGAAGCAGGAAGTAGCTTGTTCCTCATTTACTCATCTTGGATCAGAATGTCCCCCTCCAAGAGTGCCCTATGCTGCAGCGAATGGGGAGCCTCTACGAGCTTTGCTCCAGAGTTATGGCTATGAGCTGGCCCTTCAGTATCTACAAAGCAGACACAGACACCAGCTGCAGATTATACAACATGCTGACATAAGCAAGATGGGAGAGTATTCAGACCaggaaaaaagtgaatttagtCTTGCACAGACTGAAAAAATGGAAGGATGGAATAACAATTGTCAAGGGACAGAAAGCAACAAAGACATagatttgaaaatacaaaataaagattatttatttccaaacacaaagcaaaaatgttgtgaaacTGGAGAAAAGTGCATAAACTGTGGCAAACTGTTTTCTAATgccttgattttaaaaagccacCAGGAGTATCTTCACAGAATGTTTTTTCCCACAGATGCTCTGGAGAAATTTTCCAAAGAATATAGACTACAGTATGACCAGATGTATCCCCTTACCGAGCATAAATTGGCAGAGAACTCAGCTGTTTCCACCCAAGCTGCATCTTCTAGTATAGGTAAAGAACCAGAAATCCCAACAGACTCTAAGACTCATGTGAAAAAACTGGAATCTTCACCAATTCCACCATTTTCAGATCCAATAAATAAAGTAAGTGCCACAACAAAAGATCAGAAAACAACTGTCTCTGCTGTTACAACTCAGTCTTCCCCTTCTCAGTCACAAGAGCCTAAACAGCAAGAGGTTCCAATCCCGGATATATCTGGTACAGCTACATCTCATTCTACAACTCCAATAACTCTACCATTGCCTAAAATACCCATGCTTCCTCTTTCCTTGTCTCAGCTTTCCATACCCCCATTGTCCATACCGAAGCTTCCTCTTCCACCAATTCCTTTTCCCATGGAGCTACCACTCCTTCCACCTGTTGTGATGCAGTCTATGGCTCTCCAAACTCAACCGTGGTTAGACTCAACCATTAACCCAGAGCTGGCTAAACTTTACCAATCTCAGCTTAACTCAGCACTCATTGGGCAACAGCCACAGCTTAGCCCAGCTTTGCTTACCCAGCCACCTCAACCCAGCTCAGCTTTGTTAAGCCATTCTCCACAGCTTAACACAAGTTTGCTTGGTCAACCACAGCATAGTCAAACAGGACAGCAAAGCCAAGTTAGCCCATGCACACCAGAGCACCACCAGGCTAAAAGAACCAGGACAAGAATATCTGAAGATCAATTgtctgttttaaagaaacactttgaTATTAATAGTCTTCCCAGTGATGAAGAGATCAACCAGATGTCTACTCTATCAGGTTTGCCTCACAAAGTAATTAAACACTGGTTTCGCAACACACTATTTAAAGAGCGCCAGCGAGACAAGGATTCTCCTTACAATTTTAACAATCCCCCAACCACAGCACTGGATGATTCCAGAGAAGATATAACCAAAAAGCAGTGTTTGACCCTTTCTCCATGTTCACTTTCTCCAGCCCTTTCTACAAACCCTTCCCCACAACACCAGATGATAGAAGAGCCGCAGAGAGGCAGACGCTCTTCCAGAACTCGTTTTACAGAACAACAGCTGGAGACTCTACAGGGGGTGTTTGAGGCCACCCCTTACCCCAGAGAGGAAGAATATGACAGGTTGTCTGCTCTCTTGTCCCTTCCTAACAGAGTTATTGTTGTATGGTTCCAAAATGCAAGACAGAGAGCTCGCAAGAATCAAGACCGTGGATCAGATGATGGAGCAGAGGGAAAGAGCAATCTTGACAACATCAACAGACAAAGAGATGGTTGTTACATGACTAATGCTGATCATCAGGATAACAGCTATGAAGATGGAGAACAAGTAAACCCTCATAATGAAAATTCAATGGATTTGACATATGAGTATTACTCCCACCCTGATTCACCTTCCCTTGATTCTTCCATTCACTGCTCAGACAATGAGCCTCACACAACCAAAAGTGAGCAAACATCTGCTACAAAAAACCATGAAGATAAAATAACCTCTACTCAGGCTAACATGAGCCCAGCTTCGGTGAACAGTCAAAGTACACCTTTAGATGCAGATGCACAACACAAAGAAGTCCTTCAGACTTTAAAAACAGTATCTGATTCACCACCCGGAAATCTGGCAGAAATACCCCAGAATTGTGTTGCATCCACTTTACAAAATAGTACAACACAAATCTTGACTAATGCTAAATCAGACCAGGAGACTCCATGCAGTCCTTCAAGAACCCAACCTTGTGAAAAGGTTGCTGACCCATCACCAAGCCCCTCCACTGCTACAGAATCAGAAACAATTCAGCCTTGGACACCTGATACAACAGCTTGCCTATCAACTGAAACCCAGCCTCAACCCCCAGCAAAATTCCAGTGTAGTCTCTGCCCAATGGCTTTGCCATCCTTTCAGCTGTGGCAAGAACACCAGACTAGGCATCTCCTGGCAGCTCAGTCCCAGGTACAACTTTTACATTCTGGATTCACAGACCGACCCATGCCTTACATGATGCTTCATCCAAACCCAACTTTAATGGCAAGTCAAATGCTTTCAGGGGCCATGTCCCAGATACATCCCAATCCCACACATCCCATGATTTCACACTTGAACAATATCCAAATTAAGAACACATTCTCTGATCACTCTAGCAACACCCTTAACAATTCTTTGAGCCCCACAAAGCAGAGTTCAAAACATATATCAGAGACTAGTTTTGAAGGCCAAAGAAGCAATAGGGAGGTCGAAGATGAGCACAGGAGGGATAAACGTCAGAGAACTACCATCACTCCAGAACAGCTTGAAGTGTTATACCAGAGGTACAGTTTGGACTCTAACCCCACCAGAGGAGTCCTTGAGAGTATTGCACGAGATGTGGGTCTCACAAGACGTGTAGTTCAG GTATGGTTTCAGAACACACGggcaagagaaagaaaaggacagTTTCGGTCAGTGGGGCCAGGATCAAGTTTCACCTTGGGTTTGAACCACCTGCGTTGCCCATTCTGCAGAGCTCTTTTCAAAGTTAAGAGTGCTCTTGATGCTCATATGAGATCACGCCACTGGGCAGAGGCTGAAAGAGCAGGCTACAACCTATCAATAGCCAATGGATCCAGTGGACAGACTGTGATGGCGATGACATCTGCCACAGAAAGACCAGGTCCGTCTATCTCCTCCACCCCTATCCACAACCCTGGCTATGACATGATTAACAAAGAGTTTAGCTTGAAGCCACCAAtggcttctttttcttcttccgcCAACCTGAAAAATGCAGAAGAAGAGGATGAatatgaggatgatgatgacgacTACCCATGTGAAGAGAGCTCCAGTATGGTTGACCAAGGTTCTTCAAGCCCTGAAATATCTGGAGATCAAGGCTCAGATTGGAGTGAGACACAAAGtcagcagcagcaccaccacCATCAGCAGCAGCGCCAAAGGACACAGATGAGTCACTTCCAGGTACTTCAGCTAAAAAACTTCTACAGTAACCACCGCACACCAAACCGTATTGAGTGTGAAACGTTGGGCCAAGAGTTGGGATTGCCCCCACGTGTGGTCCAG GTGTGGTTCCAGAATGCCAGAGCGAAGGAGAAGAGAGCCAGGAGTTTGACCTCTGACACTGCTGAGAGGGAACAAGCTGAGCTTTCAGCTAGAGCAGGGGAGAGAGACCGGGCTTAG